One Fusobacterium sp. DD2 genomic window carries:
- the aroF gene encoding 3-deoxy-7-phosphoheptulonate synthase, with translation MYIKTKRNIGEEEKNEILKFISANKLGSIIKEEKDYFKIGIVGNTKNVDLDILLSFAGVDEIVPIGKSYKFVSREFQPEDTVIDIKGRKIGGGNFLVMAGPCAIESRESIFKIAKEVKKAGAQVLRGGAFKPRTSPYDFQGLGEDGLRYMREAADKYDMLVVTEVMDSQDIPLVEKYADIFQVGARNMQNFSLLKALGKTDKPVLLKRGLSATIREFLMAAEYIVAYGNTNVILCERGIRTFETMTRNTVDINAIPLIKEKSHLPIIIDASHGTGRRSLVQPVTMAAVIAGADGAMVEVHENPECACSDGMQSLYFDGFEKLMTNLNRLLEFRKEIV, from the coding sequence ATGTATATAAAAACAAAGAGAAATATAGGAGAAGAGGAAAAAAACGAAATCTTAAAATTTATATCTGCCAATAAATTGGGAAGTATAATAAAGGAAGAAAAAGATTATTTCAAAATTGGTATTGTAGGAAATACTAAAAATGTAGATTTAGATATACTTCTTTCTTTTGCAGGAGTAGATGAAATAGTACCTATTGGTAAAAGTTATAAATTTGTAAGTCGTGAATTTCAACCTGAAGACACAGTAATAGATATAAAGGGTAGAAAAATTGGTGGAGGAAACTTTTTGGTTATGGCTGGACCCTGTGCTATAGAGAGCAGAGAGTCAATATTTAAAATTGCAAAAGAGGTAAAAAAAGCAGGAGCTCAGGTTTTAAGAGGAGGAGCTTTTAAACCGAGAACATCTCCTTATGATTTTCAGGGTCTTGGAGAAGATGGTCTAAGATATATGAGAGAAGCTGCTGATAAATATGATATGCTTGTTGTTACAGAAGTTATGGATAGTCAGGATATACCACTTGTAGAAAAGTATGCTGATATTTTTCAAGTTGGAGCGAGAAATATGCAAAATTTCAGTCTTTTAAAGGCTTTAGGAAAGACTGACAAACCTGTTTTATTAAAAAGAGGTTTAAGTGCTACAATAAGAGAATTCTTAATGGCAGCAGAATATATTGTTGCATATGGAAATACAAATGTGATTCTTTGTGAGAGAGGGATAAGAACTTTTGAAACTATGACAAGAAATACAGTGGATATAAATGCAATACCTCTAATAAAAGAAAAATCACATCTTCCTATTATTATAGATGCAAGTCATGGTACTGGAAGAAGAAGTCTTGTACAACCAGTTACAATGGCAGCTGTAATTGCAGGAGCAGATGGAGCTATGGTAGAGGTTCATGAGAATCCAGAGTGTGCATGTTCAGATGGAATGCAGTCTCTTTATTTTGATGGATTTGAAAAACTTATGACTAATTTAAATAGATTGTTGGAGTTTAGAAAGGAAATAGTATAA